In Aquila chrysaetos chrysaetos chromosome 2, bAquChr1.4, whole genome shotgun sequence, the following are encoded in one genomic region:
- the LOC115350882 gene encoding acyl-coenzyme A thioesterase 1-like, whose translation MAVQVTVLPSPRCLFDDPVQIRVAGLLPQQAVTLRASLVDESGELFQAHARYRAGSSGELDLSRSPALGGSYSGVEPMGLLWSLRSKAPYKRLAKRNVLTPFCVDLEVYEGHGDMSRLLGKCTNERWFLGEGVKRISVREGHLKATLFLPPGPGPFPGLIDLYGSGGGLVEYRASLLASRGFVTLALAYMAFEDLPAMPEILELGYFEEAVNFLRKQQQVKDTGIGVLGLSKGADLALSMATFLPGIKAVVSISGSGFNSLIPLRGDGFTIPSHPYDLGRMKTSDESGLVDFSDVLQDHRDPATWDCRIPVERSLAKFLFLSGLDDRNWKSDLYCQDAVQRLQQHGRQVEFCSYSGAGHLLEPPYLPLCQASIHKVLGMFVHWGGQWREHAKAQEDAWHRIQAFFWQHLMDSDIPKSKL comes from the exons ATGGCGGTGCAGGTGACGGTTCTGCCTTCCCCCCGGTGTCTGTTCGATGACCCCGTGCAGATCCGTGTGGCGGGTCTCCTGCCGCAGCAGGCGGTCACCCTCCGAGCCAGCCTGGTGGACGAGAGCGGGGAGCTTTTCCAAGCCCATGCTCGCTacagagctgggagcagcgGGGAGCTTGACCTCAGCCGCTCCCCAGCGCTGGGGGGCAGCTATTCGGGAGTGGAGCCCATGGGGCTGCTGTGGTCTCTGCGGTCTAAAGCGCCCTATAAGCGGCTGGCGAAGAGGAACGTCCTAACCCCTTTCTGCGTGGACTTGGAAGTGTACGAAGGCCACGGGGACATGAGCCGCTTGCTGGGAAAATGCACCAATGAACGATGGTTTTTAGGAGAGGGGGTGAAGAGGATTTCAGTCAGAGAAGGTCACCTGAAAGCAaccctcttcctccctcctg GACCGGGTCCATTCCCTGGACTTATCGATTTGTATGGATCTGGAGGAGGTCTTGTTGAATACAGAGCAAGTCTCTTGGCTAGCAGAGGCTTTGTGACTCTGGCTCTTGCTTACATGGCCTTTGAAGATCTCCCTGCTATGCCAGAGATTCTTGAACTGGGCTATTTTGAGGAAGCTGTGAACTTCTTGcggaagcagcagcag GTGAAAGACACTGGAATTGGCGTTTTGGGCTTGTCTAAAGGAGCTGATCTAGCCCTTTCCATGGCCACATTTCTGCCTGGCATCAAGGCAGTTGTCAGCATATCTGGAAGtggttttaattctttaattcCCCTGCGGGGGGATGGCTTCACTATTCCTTCCCACCCCTATGATTTGGGGAGGATGAAGACCAGTGACGAGTCTGGCCTAGTAGATTTTTCAGATGTCCTACAGGATCACAGGGACCCAGCAACTTGGGATTGTCGCATTCCCGTGGAGAGGTCCTTGGCCAAGTTCCTCTTCCTGTCCGGACTGGATGACAGGAACTGGAAAAGTGACCTCTATTGCCAAGATGCTGTTCAGCGCCTTCAGCAGCATGGACGGCAAGTGGAATTTTGCTCCTATTCTGGAGCAGGGCACCTCTTGGAGCCACCATACTTGCCTCTGTGCCAGGCTTCGATCCACAAAGTGCTTGGGATGTTTGTGCATTGGGGAGGGCAGTGGAGGGAGCATGCCAAAGCCCAAGAAGATGCATGGCACAGGATACAGGCCTTTTTCTGGCAACACTTGATGGACTCAGACATCCCTAAGAGCAAGCTGTAG